The following are from one region of the Centroberyx gerrardi isolate f3 chromosome 16, fCenGer3.hap1.cur.20231027, whole genome shotgun sequence genome:
- the hmgxb3 gene encoding HMG domain-containing protein 3 isoform X1: METMETMETVEVYDNVKMTEEVESCYTLMEVTSPKKRKNRAQEDTVEKPKKPRSAYLLYYFDVHQMMQQEIPNLPQSEINKRISESWKRLSVAEKGYYLEKAKLEKEGIETPSLGPSQDLPGFRKILPRASYVLLPKGSSSNHQAGGSQPEVCVESLDSPVEGGLPSLSLPQEPQLPPLGLGSEVELGEQCVAVEGLAEVTAAVSHPTALQGLLPSSDPKASACMMAPTDTQSSTALTADGTLLRGNESRVVGSGYSVISMASEEGDVGGAMVQQMRGETTQVVAIIPTQNLLEPKSLAGASSVGPMMMVSVGTSIEQSAKPSYKMTVKTYTRRGRGRCPTPGCSFVYVTRHKPPTCPECGSHLGGKWVPAAKKTHAKDAASKQTPQKAETNSNESGQPTLSAAEEKTTTVSNTNATGGKKEGRVQRSSRKQRAVLPGAPLEGSSTKTQAQTRALKGSAKGATAQGQDRSNAAVQKRPVRPILPAYCSTGRALLQFITVPPDKGKSLSVNNKSAVVPSESFSGLKPSTLKQLGQTVPATTAKQDSPASADGSQHIASLIDKGVNILSVMPFKQNTISSFDLGLSTARGRGRCKNPSCDYVYKNRHKPAECPKCGWDLSRKNAVGAKSGALLDPYQVLSPAQKDLQRQSTLQLLRRVLQIPESETELQETLVLIQELNTPQIVFIHPGEQDQADAVETETLVQSGWPRFYESAATHCGLCHYPLFKGGQSTVAGQEDCWLLTETLIQTASLQLKVCLNSQCLALHSFTDLHPGLFNIGNRLLVSVDLFLKIRANIKLGHHPPQAVRTILDHVPNHPVHALSPEESSQIQELLLSGYWAFECTTVRDYNDMICGVCGIAPKLEIAQRNTHNVLELKNVEFTWPEFSVSDEVHVDDFWLTMESEAIEQAAFPSDIPITRVDASIIAPFIPPLMRSPTVINTEKDKVLSHAQQPSGDPSVVVRLIHEGQLRLDRIEEHSEEELRSLLDCCGETAAPDSTQNELLTSLISLYTRVHTGLSTAPQPPPHLTAGKLSKVCPHKVVCGSKYMVRGETARDHVDLLVSSRYWPPVYVTDSARQVALCADTQYPELATQMWGRNQGCFSDPFDKPEFVSCAELQDQPYSADLSSVGENQQLHPITKSSSCWLVHPAGTARAQEPPALEHHAMGLCRELEPYSSLVAELREEGEEEEEGAEQAEQTDGAENDLTEKSEVGSSVSRAERRPLVFNNAAYYYLYNRLVDFLASRDIVSQQINQVLKACQPGEVVIRDALYRLGVAQINTEREEDEGSGMEGQGQQGGVESVYEVVVP; the protein is encoded by the exons ATGGAGACCATGGAAACCATGGAGACGGTGGAGGTGTATGacaatgtgaaaatgacagaggaggtggagagctGCTACACCCTGATGGAAGTGACCTCCcccaagaagaggaagaacagagCTCAGGAAGACACTGTGGAGAAACCCAAGAAGCCCAG GTCTGCCTACCTGCTGTACTACTTTGATGTCCACCAGATGATGCAGCAGGAAATCCCGAACCTGCCGCAGTCAGAGATCAACAAGCGCATCAGTGAGAGCTGGAAACGGCTCAGTGTGGCTGAGAAAGGCTACTATCTGGAGAAGGCCAAGTTGGAGAAGGAGGGCATAGAAACA CCCTCACTCGGCCCCTCCCAGGACCTGCCGGGCTTCCGCAAGATCCTCCCCAGGGCCAGTTACGTCCTTCTGCCCAAAGGCTCCTCCTCGAACCACCAGGCAGGAGGCTCCCAgccagaggtgtgtgtggagtctctgGACTCCCCGGTGGAAGGAggcctgccctccctctccctcccccaagAGCCCCAGCTCCCGCCTCTGGGGCTGGGCAGCGAGGTGGAGCTCGGCGAGCAGTGCGTCGCCGTCGAGGGCCTGGCCGAGGTAACGGCTGCGGTGTCTCATCCCACGGCCCTCCAGGGACTCCTGCCCTCCTCTGACCCCAAAGCCTCTGCCTGTATGATggcacccacagacacacagagctccACTGCCCTCACAGCAGATGGGACGCTGCTGAGGGGGAACGAGTCGAGAGTCGTTGGTAGTGGTTATAGCGTCATTAGCATGGCATCTGAGGAAGGGGACGTGGGCGGGGCAATGGTGCAGCAGATGCGAGGCGAAACTACACAGGTGGTCGCCATCATACCCACCCAG AACCTGCTGGAGCCCAAGTCTTTGGCAGGTGCCAGCTCTGTTGGCCCAATGATGATGGTCTCTGTAGGAACCAGCATAGAACAGAGTGCCAAACCTTCATATAAAATG ACTGTAAAGACTTACACCAGGAGAGGTCGGGGGAGGTGCCCAACTCCTGGCTGTTCATTCGTGTATGTCACCCGCCACAAACCACCGACTTGCCCCGAATGTGGGAGCCACCTGGGTGGCAAGTGGGTGCCTGCT GCAAAGAAGACCCATGCGAAAGATGCTGCATCTAAGCAAACTCCACAGAAAGCTGAAACCAACTCTAATGAGAGCGGTCAACCCACTTTGTCTGCTGCTGAGGAGAAGACGACCACTGTCAGTAACACAAACGCCACTGGAGGCAAGAAAGAAGGGCGAGTTCAGCGGAGCTCCAGGAAACAGCGTGCAGTTCTACCAGGAGcgccactagagggcagcagCACCaagacacaggcacaaacaag AGCGTTGAAAGGCAGTGCTAAGGGCGCCACAGCCCAAGGTCAAGACAGAAGCAACGCTGCTGTGCAGAAGAGACCCGTAAGACCCATCCTCCCTGCCTACTGCAGCACAG GCCGTGCCTTGCTCCAGTTCATAACTGTCCCACCTGACAAAGGGAAATCTCTGAGTGTCAACAACAAATCAGCCGTCG TGCCTAGTGAGAGTTTCTCAGGTCTCAAACCCAGCACTTTGAAACAGCTCGGCCAAACAGTCCCAGCAACCACAGCCAAgcag GACTCCCCTGCCTCAGCAGATGGCAGCCAGCATATTGCTTCACTGATTGATAAGGGAGTGAATATCCTGTCAGTCATGCCTTTCAAACAGAACACCATTTCCAGCTTT GACTTGGGTCTGTCTACAGCGCGGGGCAGGGGCCGGTGTAAGAACCCGTCCTGCGACTATGTGTATAAGAACAGACACAAACCTGCCGAGTGCCCTAAATGTGGCTGGGACCTGTCCCGGAAGAACGCTGTAGGAGCCAAG tctggcGCTCTGTTGGATCCATACCAGGTCCTGAGTCCTGCCCAGAAGGACCTGCAGCGCCAGTCCACCCTGCAGCTGCTGCGGCGGGTCCTGCAGATCCCCGAGAGTGAGACGGAGCTCCAGGAAACGCTGGTCCTCATCCAGGAGCTCAACACTCCCCAGATAGTCTTTATTCATCCAGGCGAACAGGACCAGGCAGACGCCGTGGAGACAGAGACGCTGGTCCAGTCTGGGTGGCCCCGCTTCTATGAGTCGGCTGCTACTCACTGTGGCCTCTGTCACTATCCTCTGTTCaaaggaggtcagag TACTGTTGCAGGACAGGAGGACTGCTGGCTGCTTACTGAGACTCTGATCCAGACGGCCTCTCTCCAGCTGAAGGTGTGTCTCAACTCTCAGTGTCTGGCCCTGCACAGCTTCACTGACCTGCACCCAG GTTTGTTCAACATTGGGAACAGACTGCTGGTGAGTGTTGACCTGTTCCTAAAGATCCGGGCCAACATCAAACTGGGCCATCACCCACCTCAGGCTGTCAGGACCATCCTGGACCATGTCCCCAATCACCCCG TCCACGCTCTGAGTCCAGAGGAGTCGTCCCAAATCCAAGAGCTCCTGCTGAGTGGCTACTGGGCCTTTGAGTGCACGACAGTACGAGATTACAACGACATGATCTGCGGTGTGTGCGGCATCGCGCCCAAGCTGGAGATTGCCCAGCGCAACACACACAACGTGCTGGAGCTCAAGAATGTGGAG TTTACTTGGCCCGAGTTTTCCGTCTCGGACGAGGTGCACGTGGACGACTTCTGGCTGACCATGGAGAGTGAGGCCATCGAGCAGGCGGCTTTCCCCTCGGACATCCCCATCACGCGGGTAGATGCTTCCATCATCGCCCCCTTCATCCCCCCGCTGATGAGGAGCCCCACTGTCATCAACACAGAGAAGGACAAGGTCCTCTCGCACGCGCAGCAGCCCTCAG GAGACCCGTCAGTCGTGGTGCGTCTGATCCACGAGGGCCAGCTGAGACTCGACAGGATCGAAGAGCACAGTGAGGAGGAGCTGAGAAGCCTGCTGGACTGCTGCGGGGAGACCGCCGCACCGGACTCcacccag AATGAGTTGCTGACCTCTCTGATCTCCCTGTACACGCGTGTTCATACCGGCCTCTCCACCGCCCCCCAGCCCCCTCCACACCTCACCGCTGGCAAGCTGTCCAAGGTCTGCCCCCACAAG GTGGTGTGTGGTTCTAAGTACATGGTGAGGGGCGAGACGGCTCGAGACCACGTTGACCTGCTGGTGTCCTCTCGCTACTGGCCCCCAGTCTACGTTACCGACTCTGCCCGCCAGGTGGCGCTGTGTGCTGACACGCAGTACCCAGAACTGGCAACCCAGATGTGGGGCAGGAACCAAGGCTGCTTCTCCGACCCCTTTGACAAGCCAGAG TTTGTGTCGTGCGCTGAGCTGCAGGACCAGCCGTACAGCGCTGACCTATCCTCGGTGGGGGAGAACCAGCAGCTCCACCCCATCACCAAATCCTCCTCTTGCTGGCTGGTGCACCCTGCCGGCACGGCCCGGGCCCAGGAGCCTCCTGCTCTGGAGCACCACGCTATGGGCCTCTGCAGAGAGCTGGAGCCCTACAGCAGCCTGGTGGCTGAGctgagggaagagggggaggaggaggaggagggggcagaACAGGCGGAGCAGACGGACGGTGCCGAGAACGACCTCACAGAGAAATCGGAGGTCGGTTCCTCGGTGAGCCGAGCTGAGCGGCGACCTTTGGTTTTCAACAACGCGGCGTATTACTACCTGTACAACCGTCTGGTGGATTTCCTGGCCAGCAGGGACATCGTGAGCCAGCAGATCAATCAGGTGCTGAAGGCCTGCCAGCCGGGAGAGGTGGTGATCAGGGACGCCCTCTACCGGCTGGGAGTGGCTCAGATCAACaccgagagagaggaggacgaaGGGAGTGGGATGGAGGGACAAGGACAGCAGGGAGGGGTGGAAAGTGTATATGAAGTGGTGGTTCCCTGA
- the LOC139916855 gene encoding SLC35A4 upstream open reading frame protein-like — translation MADDKDPLKQLKDLTQLKNQLEEIQRRVENEVSVGIPQGGSVLGSPFLKGFLAGYVVAKLRSSAILGVLLGTITGMYAAQSYQVPNIERTVKDYLNNMKKGPK, via the exons ATGGCGGATGACAAG GATCCTCTGAAACAGTTGAAAGATCTGACCCAGCTCAAGAATCAGTTAGAAGAGATCCAGAGGCGAGTGGAGAACGAAGTTTCCGTAGGAATTCCTCAG GGAGGCTCTGTGTTGGGATCTCCGTTCCTGAAGGGGTTTCTGGCCGGCTATGTGGTGGCCAAGCTCCGCTCCTCTGCCATCCTGGGGGTGCTGCTGGGAACAATCACTGGCATGTACGCAGCACAGAGCTATCAAGTGCCCAACATTGAAAGGACTGTGAAAGATTATTTGAACAACATGAAAAAAGGACCAAAGTAA
- the hmgxb3 gene encoding HMG domain-containing protein 3 isoform X2: protein METMETMETVEVYDNVKMTEEVESCYTLMEVTSPKKRKNRAQEDTVEKPKKPRSAYLLYYFDVHQMMQQEIPNLPQSEINKRISESWKRLSVAEKGYYLEKAKLEKEGIETNLLEPKSLAGASSVGPMMMVSVGTSIEQSAKPSYKMTVKTYTRRGRGRCPTPGCSFVYVTRHKPPTCPECGSHLGGKWVPAAKKTHAKDAASKQTPQKAETNSNESGQPTLSAAEEKTTTVSNTNATGGKKEGRVQRSSRKQRAVLPGAPLEGSSTKTQAQTRALKGSAKGATAQGQDRSNAAVQKRPVRPILPAYCSTGRALLQFITVPPDKGKSLSVNNKSAVVPSESFSGLKPSTLKQLGQTVPATTAKQDSPASADGSQHIASLIDKGVNILSVMPFKQNTISSFDLGLSTARGRGRCKNPSCDYVYKNRHKPAECPKCGWDLSRKNAVGAKSGALLDPYQVLSPAQKDLQRQSTLQLLRRVLQIPESETELQETLVLIQELNTPQIVFIHPGEQDQADAVETETLVQSGWPRFYESAATHCGLCHYPLFKGGQSTVAGQEDCWLLTETLIQTASLQLKVCLNSQCLALHSFTDLHPGLFNIGNRLLVSVDLFLKIRANIKLGHHPPQAVRTILDHVPNHPVHALSPEESSQIQELLLSGYWAFECTTVRDYNDMICGVCGIAPKLEIAQRNTHNVLELKNVEFTWPEFSVSDEVHVDDFWLTMESEAIEQAAFPSDIPITRVDASIIAPFIPPLMRSPTVINTEKDKVLSHAQQPSGDPSVVVRLIHEGQLRLDRIEEHSEEELRSLLDCCGETAAPDSTQNELLTSLISLYTRVHTGLSTAPQPPPHLTAGKLSKVCPHKVVCGSKYMVRGETARDHVDLLVSSRYWPPVYVTDSARQVALCADTQYPELATQMWGRNQGCFSDPFDKPEFVSCAELQDQPYSADLSSVGENQQLHPITKSSSCWLVHPAGTARAQEPPALEHHAMGLCRELEPYSSLVAELREEGEEEEEGAEQAEQTDGAENDLTEKSEVGSSVSRAERRPLVFNNAAYYYLYNRLVDFLASRDIVSQQINQVLKACQPGEVVIRDALYRLGVAQINTEREEDEGSGMEGQGQQGGVESVYEVVVP, encoded by the exons ATGGAGACCATGGAAACCATGGAGACGGTGGAGGTGTATGacaatgtgaaaatgacagaggaggtggagagctGCTACACCCTGATGGAAGTGACCTCCcccaagaagaggaagaacagagCTCAGGAAGACACTGTGGAGAAACCCAAGAAGCCCAG GTCTGCCTACCTGCTGTACTACTTTGATGTCCACCAGATGATGCAGCAGGAAATCCCGAACCTGCCGCAGTCAGAGATCAACAAGCGCATCAGTGAGAGCTGGAAACGGCTCAGTGTGGCTGAGAAAGGCTACTATCTGGAGAAGGCCAAGTTGGAGAAGGAGGGCATAGAAACA AACCTGCTGGAGCCCAAGTCTTTGGCAGGTGCCAGCTCTGTTGGCCCAATGATGATGGTCTCTGTAGGAACCAGCATAGAACAGAGTGCCAAACCTTCATATAAAATG ACTGTAAAGACTTACACCAGGAGAGGTCGGGGGAGGTGCCCAACTCCTGGCTGTTCATTCGTGTATGTCACCCGCCACAAACCACCGACTTGCCCCGAATGTGGGAGCCACCTGGGTGGCAAGTGGGTGCCTGCT GCAAAGAAGACCCATGCGAAAGATGCTGCATCTAAGCAAACTCCACAGAAAGCTGAAACCAACTCTAATGAGAGCGGTCAACCCACTTTGTCTGCTGCTGAGGAGAAGACGACCACTGTCAGTAACACAAACGCCACTGGAGGCAAGAAAGAAGGGCGAGTTCAGCGGAGCTCCAGGAAACAGCGTGCAGTTCTACCAGGAGcgccactagagggcagcagCACCaagacacaggcacaaacaag AGCGTTGAAAGGCAGTGCTAAGGGCGCCACAGCCCAAGGTCAAGACAGAAGCAACGCTGCTGTGCAGAAGAGACCCGTAAGACCCATCCTCCCTGCCTACTGCAGCACAG GCCGTGCCTTGCTCCAGTTCATAACTGTCCCACCTGACAAAGGGAAATCTCTGAGTGTCAACAACAAATCAGCCGTCG TGCCTAGTGAGAGTTTCTCAGGTCTCAAACCCAGCACTTTGAAACAGCTCGGCCAAACAGTCCCAGCAACCACAGCCAAgcag GACTCCCCTGCCTCAGCAGATGGCAGCCAGCATATTGCTTCACTGATTGATAAGGGAGTGAATATCCTGTCAGTCATGCCTTTCAAACAGAACACCATTTCCAGCTTT GACTTGGGTCTGTCTACAGCGCGGGGCAGGGGCCGGTGTAAGAACCCGTCCTGCGACTATGTGTATAAGAACAGACACAAACCTGCCGAGTGCCCTAAATGTGGCTGGGACCTGTCCCGGAAGAACGCTGTAGGAGCCAAG tctggcGCTCTGTTGGATCCATACCAGGTCCTGAGTCCTGCCCAGAAGGACCTGCAGCGCCAGTCCACCCTGCAGCTGCTGCGGCGGGTCCTGCAGATCCCCGAGAGTGAGACGGAGCTCCAGGAAACGCTGGTCCTCATCCAGGAGCTCAACACTCCCCAGATAGTCTTTATTCATCCAGGCGAACAGGACCAGGCAGACGCCGTGGAGACAGAGACGCTGGTCCAGTCTGGGTGGCCCCGCTTCTATGAGTCGGCTGCTACTCACTGTGGCCTCTGTCACTATCCTCTGTTCaaaggaggtcagag TACTGTTGCAGGACAGGAGGACTGCTGGCTGCTTACTGAGACTCTGATCCAGACGGCCTCTCTCCAGCTGAAGGTGTGTCTCAACTCTCAGTGTCTGGCCCTGCACAGCTTCACTGACCTGCACCCAG GTTTGTTCAACATTGGGAACAGACTGCTGGTGAGTGTTGACCTGTTCCTAAAGATCCGGGCCAACATCAAACTGGGCCATCACCCACCTCAGGCTGTCAGGACCATCCTGGACCATGTCCCCAATCACCCCG TCCACGCTCTGAGTCCAGAGGAGTCGTCCCAAATCCAAGAGCTCCTGCTGAGTGGCTACTGGGCCTTTGAGTGCACGACAGTACGAGATTACAACGACATGATCTGCGGTGTGTGCGGCATCGCGCCCAAGCTGGAGATTGCCCAGCGCAACACACACAACGTGCTGGAGCTCAAGAATGTGGAG TTTACTTGGCCCGAGTTTTCCGTCTCGGACGAGGTGCACGTGGACGACTTCTGGCTGACCATGGAGAGTGAGGCCATCGAGCAGGCGGCTTTCCCCTCGGACATCCCCATCACGCGGGTAGATGCTTCCATCATCGCCCCCTTCATCCCCCCGCTGATGAGGAGCCCCACTGTCATCAACACAGAGAAGGACAAGGTCCTCTCGCACGCGCAGCAGCCCTCAG GAGACCCGTCAGTCGTGGTGCGTCTGATCCACGAGGGCCAGCTGAGACTCGACAGGATCGAAGAGCACAGTGAGGAGGAGCTGAGAAGCCTGCTGGACTGCTGCGGGGAGACCGCCGCACCGGACTCcacccag AATGAGTTGCTGACCTCTCTGATCTCCCTGTACACGCGTGTTCATACCGGCCTCTCCACCGCCCCCCAGCCCCCTCCACACCTCACCGCTGGCAAGCTGTCCAAGGTCTGCCCCCACAAG GTGGTGTGTGGTTCTAAGTACATGGTGAGGGGCGAGACGGCTCGAGACCACGTTGACCTGCTGGTGTCCTCTCGCTACTGGCCCCCAGTCTACGTTACCGACTCTGCCCGCCAGGTGGCGCTGTGTGCTGACACGCAGTACCCAGAACTGGCAACCCAGATGTGGGGCAGGAACCAAGGCTGCTTCTCCGACCCCTTTGACAAGCCAGAG TTTGTGTCGTGCGCTGAGCTGCAGGACCAGCCGTACAGCGCTGACCTATCCTCGGTGGGGGAGAACCAGCAGCTCCACCCCATCACCAAATCCTCCTCTTGCTGGCTGGTGCACCCTGCCGGCACGGCCCGGGCCCAGGAGCCTCCTGCTCTGGAGCACCACGCTATGGGCCTCTGCAGAGAGCTGGAGCCCTACAGCAGCCTGGTGGCTGAGctgagggaagagggggaggaggaggaggagggggcagaACAGGCGGAGCAGACGGACGGTGCCGAGAACGACCTCACAGAGAAATCGGAGGTCGGTTCCTCGGTGAGCCGAGCTGAGCGGCGACCTTTGGTTTTCAACAACGCGGCGTATTACTACCTGTACAACCGTCTGGTGGATTTCCTGGCCAGCAGGGACATCGTGAGCCAGCAGATCAATCAGGTGCTGAAGGCCTGCCAGCCGGGAGAGGTGGTGATCAGGGACGCCCTCTACCGGCTGGGAGTGGCTCAGATCAACaccgagagagaggaggacgaaGGGAGTGGGATGGAGGGACAAGGACAGCAGGGAGGGGTGGAAAGTGTATATGAAGTGGTGGTTCCCTGA